In a single window of the Rhizobiaceae bacterium genome:
- a CDS encoding SH3 domain-containing protein gives MTHLRALPFLIPALLPVAAGAQDAGNMTEIPVFEVGGVAPSDLLNMRATASAGGLIIARFENGAMLKNLGCSDVQGTNWCKVQYVDDPKLMGWAPARYLLDPATAGIEEPDPAEGEAQEPAQ, from the coding sequence ATGACACATCTTCGCGCCCTGCCCTTTCTGATCCCCGCCCTCCTGCCCGTCGCCGCCGGCGCGCAGGATGCCGGCAACATGACTGAAATCCCGGTGTTCGAGGTGGGCGGCGTGGCGCCGAGCGACCTTTTGAACATGCGCGCCACGGCCTCGGCGGGCGGGCTGATCATCGCCCGGTTCGAAAACGGTGCGATGCTGAAAAACCTGGGCTGTTCGGATGTGCAGGGCACGAACTGGTGCAAGGTGCAATATGTTGACGATCCGAAGCTGATGGGTTGGGCGCCCGCGCGCTATCTGCTCGATCCGGCCACCGCCGGAATCGAGGAGCCGGACCCCGCGGAAGGCGAGGCGCAGGAACCGGCCCAATAG
- a CDS encoding Nramp family divalent metal transporter — MDASVNTDSNDIRGWIKPRGEASLSDVHGTVPVSRGGPGWKRALAFVGPGYLVAVGYMDPGNWATSIAGGAQFGYTLLVVALVSNIMAIILQALCARLAIGSGRDLAQACRDAYPAPVAIALWALAEIAIVATDIAEVIGTAIGLNLLFGLPLEIGVIVTALDVFLILYLQKLGFRFVEAFIITLLGVIAVCFAVQIALADPNWGDVVRGFAPTTEIVTNPQMLYLALGILGATVMPHNLYLHSGIVQTRAYGKSVEEKREALKFATIDSTVALMFALLVNSSILILAAAAFHNTGNTEIVELGEAHALLSPLLGAAIAPALFGIALLCCGLNSTVTATLAGQIVMEGFLNIRLRPWMRRLITRAIAIVPAAGVTIWYGDQGTAHLLILTQVVLSLQLSFAVFPLVFFTASKAKMGALVAPRWLTAAAMAIAIVIALLNVKLLFDFFFQ, encoded by the coding sequence ATGGATGCTTCCGTCAACACCGACTCCAATGACATCCGCGGCTGGATAAAGCCGCGCGGCGAGGCGTCCCTGTCCGACGTTCACGGCACCGTTCCCGTCTCCCGGGGCGGACCCGGCTGGAAGCGCGCGCTTGCCTTCGTCGGGCCGGGCTATCTGGTCGCCGTCGGCTACATGGACCCCGGCAACTGGGCGACCTCAATCGCGGGCGGCGCGCAGTTCGGCTACACGCTGCTGGTCGTGGCGCTGGTGTCGAACATCATGGCGATCATCCTGCAGGCGCTGTGCGCCCGGCTGGCCATCGGTTCGGGCCGCGACCTGGCGCAGGCCTGCCGCGACGCCTATCCGGCCCCGGTCGCCATCGCCCTTTGGGCACTGGCGGAAATCGCCATTGTCGCGACCGACATCGCCGAAGTCATCGGCACCGCCATCGGCCTGAATCTCCTGTTCGGCCTGCCGCTGGAAATCGGCGTCATCGTCACGGCGCTGGACGTGTTCCTGATCCTATACCTGCAAAAACTCGGATTCCGCTTCGTCGAGGCGTTCATCATCACGCTGCTTGGCGTCATCGCCGTGTGCTTTGCGGTGCAGATCGCGCTGGCCGATCCGAACTGGGGTGACGTGGTGCGGGGCTTCGCGCCCACCACGGAAATCGTCACCAACCCGCAGATGCTCTACCTTGCGCTCGGCATTCTGGGCGCGACCGTCATGCCGCACAACCTCTACCTGCATTCGGGCATCGTGCAGACCCGCGCCTACGGTAAATCGGTCGAGGAAAAGCGCGAGGCGCTGAAATTCGCCACCATCGATTCAACGGTCGCGCTGATGTTCGCGCTGCTGGTGAATTCCTCGATCCTGATTCTCGCCGCCGCCGCGTTTCACAACACCGGCAACACGGAGATCGTGGAGCTTGGCGAAGCGCATGCGCTGCTGTCGCCGCTGCTCGGCGCGGCCATCGCACCCGCCCTGTTCGGCATCGCGCTTTTGTGCTGCGGCCTGAACTCGACGGTGACGGCCACGCTTGCCGGCCAGATCGTGATGGAAGGTTTCCTCAACATCCGGCTGCGGCCATGGATGCGACGCCTCATCACGCGTGCCATCGCCATCGTGCCGGCGGCTGGCGTCACCATCTGGTACGGCGATCAGGGCACCGCCCACCTGCTGATCCTGACGCAGGTGGTGCTGTCGCTCCAACTGTCCTTTGCCGTGTTCCCGCTGGTTTTCTTCACAGCCTCAAAGGCCAAGATGGGCGCGCTCGTCGCGCCACGCTGGCTCACCGCCGCCGCGATGGCCATCGCAATCGTGATCGCGCTGCTCAACGTCAAGCTGCTGTTCGATTTCTTCTTTCAATAA